The DNA window tCGCATACCCATATACTCGTCACCTCACAGCCCACACAGCCCACACAGTGGCTGCCCTTCCAGTTTCTGGCCCGGATTGCGGCGCATGCGTCTTGGTGGTGGGCTGGTCGTCGTATCCTCTGAACTTTCCCAGAGCTCACTGTGTCGTCTACCCTTAACGGGTGCAGTTCGTTCTGGTCTCGAGTCGTGCGCGAATTTATTTTCCTAAGGCCTTCCGCTGACTGGCCATCGATTTTGTGCAGAAAACCCAGAGTTTTCACCAGCGAAAAGTTGCCCAACCGTTTAAACAAAGCGCAGCCAAGTAAAGCAACAAaccagttttaaaataaaacaatttaatgcagtggcaaatttaaaactttatcAATTATATGTCCCTCAAAAAAAAGGAGTGAAAATTTTTCGCTGTTATACAGAAAGGCAGACccctacatatatatgtaaccATATACGAAAGCCTACATATAGATGTAGTTAGTATATGTTCAAGAATCCTTTAGCCAAGTCAAGAAGAAACTACGCGAATGTGCGCTTTTGGTTACCTCTTGTTTTTCGCCCTATTGTTAACAACAATTCTGGTGCTGTCCATTATTTTTGCCACCACCTCCAAGCGATCCATGTTGGATAGCTTTGTACTAGTATTCAATTACACACAAGAACACCAGGCAGACCAagaaatgcagcagcaacaacaacagccaacGGAATAtcagcagcaaccacaaatGTTCCTAAAgcagaaaatattttgagtTCCATGGGTTAATGAGTAATAATGCCCcgaagaaaataaaacgaaagaGAAAAACAATTGGTAAATGcttcaaaatatatttgcaaaaTTTCATCAATTCGCTCGACCAAACATTTCAAAATTCTCGCTAAAAACATAGCCCATAATTTCGTTTTACATAATTTTGATTCGCTACTTCCCCATCATCTAGTATACAGTGGCCTCCGGAATAGTGTGCATAGTGTGTAGAGTGTAGAGATTTCCTGGCTCGGTGTCCATGGCAAAGGCaacttgaaaatttattaataaaggTCAAGAAGAACGCAAGCGAAGGATATGAAACACGACTGAGACGGGGCGCGCATATGAGTGCGGTGAGAGGTCCTGCCTGCAGGACGGCATTAAGTGCCCGCCGTGTTGCCCCGCAGGAAGCCATAAAAAATATGACGCAGAAGGCGATAAAAGCGAGGTATCGCAAAGGACCTCGAGTGTTTGCAAATGAGGGTTGACTGTGTGACGAATAAGTTTTCAAGTGCCTGGCCAGGTGAAACGAGCTCAGGACGTTGAGAAGAGGACGTTCTCGAAAAGGATATAGCctgattttaatttcatcaAGACGTTCTTTTATCGTTTCGTGCGCCTTCAACCAGCGTCAGTCTGCATATCatgaaaactaaattaaatacattacaCAAATATTTAGCATATCCTATCTCACTTTCGCTCCCACACTCTCTACAATTCTCTCGCTTTTCTTTGTCTTCTCTCCACATTTCTCCTGTATCGCGCTTCTGCGCAAATCTTCCTTTGGAGACTTTTCACTGCAGGCTGTTGCACATTTGCTTTGACAGCTTCttcgaaaaattgaaaaagaaaaaaaaaaacataaacaaaagtattttggTCAGGTaaacaaagagagagaaaggacgagagagagagagagcgagagagtaATTCTCACAGCTGCGCATTGGAATGGTTTCTAAACTTGGTTTCACAATATTCCAGGACGCTAGTGTACGCGAGTGAAAGAATTTCTCAGTTCTCAAGTGAAATTACCACtaaagataaaataaaataaaaaaacgagtgacaaccgaaaaaaatatatattattttatcaaaACTTGACTAAAATTCAAATCACAGTGCAATTGAAAAAGTGCTAAGTAGATACCTTACAACTTGTGCTATAATGAACTTTAAGGATATAGCCGCCCTATAAGCCAGCAATCGTTTGGCCCTAACTAAAGGTAATTTCATCTCTTTAAATcgtagttatttattttaacaaagttaCGCATTATATTGAGAATACGTGTAATACATCGCCTTTAAGGACATCTTACTTTTCGGGGAGTGTGAGTACTTTTCTTTATTCTGCCTTTTGTATTTGCTCGATGACTCATTCGACTATTGGCCGACACTCGTCTGCGCTTTTATTGGAAGCATTGTGGATTGTGGAATGTTTTCCCTCTACTTcaagtgtgtgagtgagtgtgcgtgtgtgtgagtcaaGAGGGTTGCGGGTCATACAAATCTATTTGCACCGAAATCCATTTCGATATTTCAAAAAACTACTGAAAAACAAACCTTAATCTAAACAAAATTGTTTAGAATTTTGAACTTTCTTTAACTAGTTTGATTTAAATACGTGGTTCTGATACAAAGACAGGAGAAGAAAAGAAACTCACCtttaattattcaaaagtTATACTAATTTCTTTAAcgtttctttgtttgtttcatAAGAATTCTTTGTAATAAAATAGTTGCCAATGCAGTCGGCTTAGGGTTCGACTTATAACACATATAGGGAAGCAAGAAAATAGATTCTTAGCCCCACCCCTGGCTTCAATTCAAATTTCCCTGGCGAGTTGCCGGGGCATGACTCATAGCTTCGAGCTGCCGCAGAAACAAATCGTGGACGAGTACATAACCATAAAGTTGGGGCAATTATAAAATGTCAGTGCTGCCAGTGGCAGTGTGGCAGTCTCAGGCCAATTTACGGCCCACTCGAATGACTCGAATGTCTATAAAGTATAAAATGTATTCCCCATTCCTCTATTTCCACTCCAGTTAACCGGAAACCAGGACACCCACAGAGAGGAAGGACAAGATGTCGTCGGTTAAGGTGGCGGTGCGAGTGCGCCCCTTCAACTCGCGCGAAATAGCCAGGGAGTCAAAATGCATCATCGAGATGGCAGGAGCCACAACGGGTTAGAATCAACACTCTCTACACTCCagatttttcttaattatatTATTCGATATTATGTCCTGACAGCCATCACCAATCCAAAGGTGCCGCCCAACACAAGCGATTCGGTGAAGCGCTTCAACTTTGACTACTCCTACTGGTCACATGATGTAAGtctcattaaaatttcataataAATTATTCCCTAATTCATATTGGTATCATAGCATCACGATGCCGATTTCTCCACACAATCGATGGTGTACAAGGACATTGGCGAGGAGATGTTACAGCACTCCTTCGACGGCTACAATGTCTGCATCTTTGCCTATGGCCAGACTGGAGCTGGAAAGTCGTACACCATGATGGGCaggcaggaggagcagcaagAGGGCATAATACCCATGATATGCAAGGATCTGTTCACTCGCATTCAGGATACCGAGACCGATGACCTCAAGTACTCGGTGCGTCTTTATAACCATCTAACATTTACTGGCGTCTAACCTAACAACTTCTTTAGGTTGAGGTGTCCTATATGGAAATCTATTGCGAGCGGGTCAGGGATCTGCTGAACCCGAAAAATAAGGGCAATCTGCGTGTGAGGGAGCATCCGCTTTTGGGTCCTTATGTGGAGGATCTGTCCAAACTGGCCGTTACCGATTACCAGGACATTCACGATCTCATTGATGAAGGCAACAAAGCTCGGTGggtatttttataattatgtCCTGCATCTTATCATATAACTTATTTAATTGAGTAATTTTCAGAACTGTGGCAGCCACGAACATGAACGAAACCAGTTCCCGCTCTCACGCAGTCTTTACAATCTTCTTTACCCAACGTCGTCATGACCTAATGACCAATTTGACCACAGAGAAGGTATCCAAGATCAGCTTGGTGGACTTGGCTGGTTCGGAACGAGCGGATTCCACTGGGGCCAAGGGCACCCGCTTGAAGGAGGGAGCCAACATTAACAAGTCCTTGACCACGTTGGGCAAAGTTATCTCAGCTCTAGCGGAAGTGGTAAGTTTTCAATGTCTTTACTCAAAGTTTTAACTAACTTTAtgctaataaaataaatgccttTTCTTGCTGCCTGGGTACTTGATAGTCTGTAAGTTTACCTCAATGTTTATATACCCTCTATTGTTGctaacatatttattatttttggaagGCTTCCAAGAAAAAGAACACCAAAAAGGCCGACTTTATTCCGTACCGTGATTCGGCCTTGACCTGGCTGTTACGTGAAAACTTGGGAGGAAACTCGAAGACAGCTATGATTGCAGCTATTTCACCAGCAGATATTAACTATGACGAAACGCTCAGCACACTGCGGTAAGTTGtattctttaattaattaaagtaaattaatgttttatatcAATATTTCACAGCTATGCGGATCGTGCCAAGCAAATTGTTTGCAAGGCTGTGGTCAATGAAGACGCCAATGCCAAGCTGATTCGCGAACTCAAGGAGGAGATCCAGAAGCTGCGGGACTTACTCAAAGCCGAGGGCATTGAAGTGCAGGAAGGTGAGTTGGAAATAGTCTTACCTAGTCTAGTTCTGGTTAAACTATATTCAACTAAGCTAGAGTACATTAAACCCAGCCACACATTCATAAACTACTCGCTACACttgaaaaacaaaccaaaaaccccTGCCTAAGGTAGTTCTAGTCCTAGTCTAGTTATACTAGAAAAAAGCAAAACCGATCCCAAAACCAAACCTATTTCGTTTAGGACCCGATGGCAAAGTGGTGTGTGAGAAGCGCGATGCGAATAGTAAGTAAAGTCATATGAAACTCAGCGCTATAAAAAACCAATGGCTTCACATGCAACAAATGTTATTcaataattatgcaaaaatgtaCCGTGCGTTTCAGAGCTTAATGCGAGCTgatatttgttaaatatatatgtctTCTTTGctatttcataaaaatcaTCATGATTTTAAATATCATGAATTTTTCtcgcattaaatttaaagttctAAAACGCACCGATATTGTAATCTAACCACTGCCAATAAAACAAcatttctctctgtgtgtgcCTTTGTATTGTGCTGTATCGTCAAAGCTTCTAAACAATACGCTTAAGGACGAATCGAATCTTATATAACCCATACAATATTCACAGTCGAGTCCTCTTTATGTTGCCATATAAAACACCAAAGAGACTAAAAGACGTATCTAAATAGTTAATTTCAGTTGCCCAAGTCCAAAATAAGACTGGCACCAACTCCTCGCAGTCCGCACTGCTTTAAGGCTAGAACGTGGACGTGCCCGAGTTATGCAGTAGTCCTCAAGTACCCATATCCCATTGGCATCTGCTTCGTTTCGTATAAACATATTGTGAACATTTATATCCAATATATCTTTATCCAATAtatcataaatttaaaatctagCACGCTTATCACTGCGCTTGTAACCGCTAAATGGTCCGATGTTCTTTGTTCTGATGACTTTTTTGCATTTACAGAGGATGAGCTCACCAAGTCCACGGTGATCAAGTCGCCCACAAAGTCACGTAATCGCAATGGATCCACAACGGAAATGGCTGTGGATCAGCTGCAGGCCAGCGAGAAACTCATTGCAGGTAAGTGGGGATAATCTATGAAGCTTTTAACAAACGTGATCTATAATCTTTAATCCATCGCAGAACTCAACGAGACCTGGGAGGAGAAACTTAAGCGCACCGAGGAGATCCGCGTGCAGCGAGAGGCGGTCTTCGCCGAAATGGGCGTGGCTGTCAAGGAAGACGGCATAACAGTGGGCGTATTCTCGCCCAAGAAGACTCCGCATTTGGTCAACCTAAACGAGGATCCCAATCTCTCAGAGTGTCTGCTTTACTACATCAAGGAGGGTCTAACTCGGCTGGGTACCCATGAAGCAAATGTTCCACAGGACATTCAGCTCTCCGGGTCGCACATCCTCAAGGAGCACTGCACCTTTGAGAACAAGAACAGCACGGTGACCCTGCTGCCGCACAAGGATGCTATCATCTATGTCAATGGACGCAAGTTGGTTGAGCCGGAGGTTCTTAAAACCGGCTCTCGTGTGATCTTGGGAAAAAACCACGTGTTCCGCTTCACCAATCCAGAGCAGGCACGCGAATTGCGGGATAAGATCGAGACCGAAAATGAGGCTGAGAACGAAGTGGAGAAGACAGACACCCAGCAGGTGGACTGGAACTTTGCCCAGTGCGAATTGCTGGAAAAGCAAGGCATTGATCTCAAAGCCGAAATGAAGAAGCGTTTGGACAACTTGGAGGAACAGTATAAGCGGGAGAAACTTCAGGCCGATCAGCAGTTCGAGGAGCAGCGCAAAACGTACGAGGCTCGCATCGATGCTCTGCAAAAACAGGTGGAGGAGCAATCCATGACCATGTCCATGTACAGCAGCTACTCGCCGGAGGACTTCCACCAGGAGGAGGACGTCTACAGTATGTGGTTGACCACAAATTTGAAACAACAGTGTagtaattatttgttaatcCCTAGCCAACCCAATGTACGAGTCCTGCTGGACAGCGCGAGAGGCTGGCTTGGCTGCCTGGGCCTTCCGCAAGTGGCGCTACCACCAATTCACCTCTTTGCGAGACGATCTCTGGGGCAATGCTATATTCCTCAAGGAAGCTAATGCCATTTCCGTTGAGCTAAAGAAAAAGGTACTGCGTTTACCCctaatttacataaataacttaataaatttgaaatattcaaattatttcaGGTACAATTCCAATTTACTCTCTTGACCGACACCTTGTACTCCCCGTTGCCGCCTGAGCTGGCCTCCAGTGTGGCTCCTTTGCACCAGGAGGACGAGTTCGGAGCTCCACCTGTCTCTAAAACCTTGGTGGCCGTCGAAGTCACCGATACCAAGAATGGAGCAACTCACCACTGGTCTTTGGAGAAGTTACGGTAAGTTCTTTCATACACGGAACTCCATGCGAATTCCTGCTACTCTCTCACATTCATTCTTCTATGCACTTTGgttgaaattaaaaaagctgGCTTTCGATTTGAGTTgaatattatttgaataataCGTGCATGGTGGTTGTAGCTCATGGATTCTAGTTTTTTCAAACGCTCTAGAATGTGTTGGTTCATTTTTGTAACTTTGGCtgcaaacaaagcaaaaatcaCACCGCCACCATTTACGCCTCAAGTCTCATAGCCATCATTCGTTCAAAGCTCCGGCAGCTTGTTAGGTCTGTTTGAACCAATGTTGATTTGTACTTTTTCGGTTCTTTTACTACGAATCCCGAAACCCACTCCGACAAATCCTGAACCCCCGAATCCCATCCAAAATCATTTTCGTACACAAACAAGCTATCGCCTCGAGCTGATGCGACAGATATACAATGTCGAGAGTCCACCATCGTCCATGCTGTTCGATACGTCCGGCATGGAGGCATTGAGCGGATGGATCGCACCACCCAGCCAACATCCTGGacagcagccgcagctgcTCCCAGTGGAGACACCAGTCGAAAGCGAACGGGGCCGTCTCACATTGGCCAATCTGATACCTTCTAGGTTTGCTTTGACCGCAGGTTTCATTTGTATATAGACGTGTAGAAAGTATCCCTAGTTGTAGTTGCATGGCTTTCCATATTATCTTCTGATCTCTGATCTCGTATGGGCTTAAGCTTGCTGTTGCGCTGTCTCCCGCACTTCTCTATCTAtgcaatatattaataatcaaataaaagcaaataaaattttaacttCTCGATTCTAATTTCTTGAATATGTTTTTCAGGCAACGTTTGGAACTGATGCGCGAGATGTACCACAACGAGGCCGAAATGAGTCCCACTTCGCCGGATTATAATGTGGAGAGCCTCACTGGTGGAGATCCCTTCTACGATCGCTTCCCCTGGTTCCGCATGGTGGGTCGCTCCTTTATCTATTTGAGCAACCTGCTCTACCCAGTGCCATTGGTCCACAAGGTGGCCATTGTCAATGAACGCGGCGATGTGCGTGGCTACCTAAGGATTGCTGTGCAACCCGTTCTGGACGAGGAGTCCATTGATTTCAATAATGGTGTTAAGCAGTCAGCTCGCTTGGTTTTCAATGAGGACGATGCCAAGCCCAAGTACCGAGCTCTCAATGAAAAGGATGATGTTCAGCGCTATATTGACAACGGTGGCTTGGACAGCAAGTTGGAGGGTGAGTTCCTAGGACTATTCTTATAACACTAGTACTATCACTACATATTCATTATTTGTAACAGAACTGGAGGATGTGGATTCTGGTCGTGGCATTGACTCAAACTCCGCTTCCGAGTGCCATGAAAATTCCGAGGAGCCTGGCGAGCACCTGCAGGTGGGCAAGGAGTTCACCTTCCGAGTCACTGTTCTCCAGGCCACTGGCATTGGGGCTGAATATGCCGATATCTTCTGCCAGTTCAAGTAAGTAATCTTTTGAAAAGTAACCTAAGGCTTGTGGCTTATAAAATGGTTACCTTTGCAGCTTTTTGCATCGCCATGAGGAGGCGTTCTCCACCGAACCGGTTAAGAATTCGGCATCGGGTGCTCCGCTAGGCTTCTACCATGTGCAGAACGTAAGTACAAGATTACCAAACAAAGAGTTTTCCACCatatcaattaaatataaatacatatttgatTTCCTTAGATAACTGTACCCGTAACCAAATCCTTTATCGAGTATTTGAAGACCCAACCCATCATGTTTAAGATCTTTGGGCACTACCAGACGCACCCATTGCATAAGGATGCCAAGCAGGACTTCGTTTCCCGGCCCCCACCACGTCGCATGCTGCCACCGAGTATACCGATCAGTCAGCCAGTGCGTAGTCCCAAGTTTGGACCCCTACCGTGTGCGCCCACGTCCACGGTTTTGGCTAAGCACGATGTTCTGGTTTGGTTTGAGATCTGTGAATTGGCTCCCAATGGAGAATATGTGCCATCGGTTAGTATGACACAAATTTAACCATCCAAGTCTCACACATAATAATCGCAAACTCAATTTTTAAACAGGTTGTGGAGCACAGCGATGATCTTCCCTGCCGCGGACTGTTCCTCTTGCATCAGGGCATCCAGCGACGCATTCGCATCACCATTGTACATGAGCCCACAACAGAGGTGAAGTGGAAGGACATCAATGAGTTGGTGGTGGGACGCATCCGCAATACGCCGGAGTCATCCGATGAGCAGGATGAAGACGCCTGTGTCTTGTCCTTGGGCTTGTTCCCAGGCGAGGCTTTGGAGGTGCCTGGAGATGATAGATCTTTCTACCGGTTTGAGGCTGCCTGGGACTCGAGTCTGCACAACTCAGCACTGCTCAACCGCGTTTCCCAAGGCGGTGAGACCATCTACATCACCCTGAGCGCCTACTTGGAGGTAAGTTagtatattttaattttaatgtcATGTTTAATGTGTATCTTCTGCTTAGCTGGAGAACTGCGCCCGCCCGGCCATAATTACCAAGGACCTGAGCATGGTAATCTATGGACGCGACGCCCGCACCGGACCGCGCTCCCTGAAGCACCTGTTTTCGGGACAGTACCGCAATCCGGAGGCCAATCGCCTCACCGGGGTTTACGAGCTGGCACTGCGCAGAGCATCCGAAGCAGGTAGTCCAGGTAGCAATTCTCAATGTAGTTGTACTCATACTCGTACTCAGTCCGCTTGCACTCGCTTGTCGAATCCTCAGAGCTGACCCCCATTCACTCATTCTCTTGGTACCCTTGCAGGTGTACAAAGGCGTCAACGTCGAGTGCTGGACACCAGCTCAACTTATGTGCGCGGCGAGGAGAATCTTCACGGCTGGAGGCCAAGGGGTGACTCCCTCATCTTTGACCACCAGTGGGAGCTGGAGAAACTCACCAGACTTGAAGAGGTTGGACGCATGCGGCACCTTCTGCTGCTGCGCGAACGTCTGGGCATGGATACCAACCCGAATCCGACCACCAAGACCGAAAAGGATGTATGCAATCTAGCCGCTCGGGCAGCAACATCTCCCGTACATATGGTCATTCCACAATCGCCGCAGACTCCGGTCAAGGATCCGCAGCAAATCATTCCAGAACGCGAGTACAACCAACGGGAGCAGGATCTCATGCTCAAGTGCTTAAAGTTGGTGCAGGGTAAATTGAAACTCTGATTTACTAAGCCTCCCATTTGCTTAATTCTAAACTTATTTAAGGACGCTATACTAAGAGCGAGGCCAACGATACACAAACCCAGTCGGATGTTTCGCCCAGCGATGAGGGATGTGCCGACATGACCGTCAGCTGCATCTCCAGCAATTCCATGGAGTGAGTAGTCGTTTAACCACCCGTATGAACACCACACCAGCACCACCCATCTTAGTTAGCTTGCATCCATTCGGCTTTCTTGGTTTATTGGAACAAACGAAATTGGCACGACACCACAGCACACCCACAGCATATATCACTCCACCACACTAACCCAAATCACCCTATCACACATTCGACACCTCTCACAAAAATACCCTGTATATCCCGTTCTTACTCTGAACGATCCCCTTGGGACAGTCGGATCGCAGGGTGCAGCCTCTTTGCGGAATATTGTAGACATATCCGCGCTTACAGCGGCAGGGCGGTCCGCAAAGCGGTACGCAGTACTTGGAGCGGTACTCACACGTCTCCGGACAAACGCCGGCGCATCTCACATTTGTGGAGTTGTGACAGCAGCCGAATAAGAAGGGCTGCTTGATATACTGCTCCTCAGGGAGCGGCTTCCGCTTGAGGGCAATTTCTTCACCTATTGGATTAGAGATGCGATATTTATTCTCATGGCTATCGAATTCGTTAAAACGCTTTCTATGCGGTTTTTCCATGAACTCCTCATCGTCTCTCAAAGCATCCATAGGATCCAAGGTTCGAGCGGTGCGATAAGTCATGGCATTAGTTTCCGTTACTGGAAGCTCATTGGGCCAGGTTAACTCAGATTCCGAGGTGCCATCGTCAATATCATCCGGCCAGGTAATCGGGGCCTCTGTAGTTTCTTCTGCCTTCAGTTCATGTAGGATAAGTCCGATTAGCTGTACGACAAAATAAACCTTTCGACATGCCATCATAAACTGAATTAAAATAGTTCCACATTTAATAAATCAGAACTGTGTCTGAATTTCTGTAAAATGGCAATTTGTTATGGTCACAAAGCACTGTTCTTTTGCAGCTAGACTTCTGATGAAAGTAAAGTACTTATATTACTTCAGTTGCAAACATTAGTTTATTGTCTTTTTATAATACAGAAATGTTTCCTGGCCTTTACTGAAAAACACGATGACTTTCCACGACCTGTTGCTTTACATCTTGGGGACAATCAGATTTTAGGATGCAAAGTTGCAACTTTTCGTCATAGACGTAGTTAGGTTTGCATACGCAATTTACACCGCAAAACTTGGGACACTTGAGCGATTTGAAGGCACAGGTTTCGGGGCAGACTCCAGCGCACCTCATCATGCTGGCGTTCTCGCCGCAAAATCCCAGAAACGGATTCCATATGTACTTCATGCGTCCCGGATCCGGGTCCACATCATGGTCTAGGATATGATCCTCGTCGTCAGTTGACGTGACCGAAATCATCAGTAAggccggcagcagcagcaagcagaGTGATTTAAACCAAACCATCCTACAAATCAAAAGCAACTGAAGCTA is part of the Drosophila yakuba strain Tai18E2 chromosome 2R, Prin_Dyak_Tai18E2_2.1, whole genome shotgun sequence genome and encodes:
- the LOC6531363 gene encoding kinesin-like protein unc-104 isoform X2, with amino-acid sequence MSSVKVAVRVRPFNSREIARESKCIIEMAGATTAITNPKVPPNTSDSVKRFNFDYSYWSHDHHDADFSTQSMVYKDIGEEMLQHSFDGYNVCIFAYGQTGAGKSYTMMGRQEEQQEGIIPMICKDLFTRIQDTETDDLKYSVEVSYMEIYCERVRDLLNPKNKGNLRVREHPLLGPYVEDLSKLAVTDYQDIHDLIDEGNKARTVAATNMNETSSRSHAVFTIFFTQRRHDLMTNLTTEKVSKISLVDLAGSERADSTGAKGTRLKEGANINKSLTTLGKVISALAEVSASKKKNTKKADFIPYRDSALTWLLRENLGGNSKTAMIAAISPADINYDETLSTLRYADRAKQIVCKAVVNEDANAKLIRELKEEIQKLRDLLKAEGIEVQEEDELTKSTVIKSPTKSRNRNGSTTEMAVDQLQASEKLIAELNETWEEKLKRTEEIRVQREAVFAEMGVAVKEDGITVGVFSPKKTPHLVNLNEDPNLSECLLYYIKEGLTRLGTHEANVPQDIQLSGSHILKEHCTFENKNSTVTLLPHKDAIIYVNGRKLVEPEVLKTGSRVILGKNHVFRFTNPEQARELRDKIETENEAENEVEKTDTQQVDWNFAQCELLEKQGIDLKAEMKKRLDNLEEQYKREKLQADQQFEEQRKTYEARIDALQKQVEEQSMTMSMYSSYSPEDFHQEEDVYTNPMYESCWTAREAGLAAWAFRKWRYHQFTSLRDDLWGNAIFLKEANAISVELKKKVQFQFTLLTDTLYSPLPPELASSVAPLHQEDEFGAPPVSKTLVAVEVTDTKNGATHHWSLEKLRYRLELMRQIYNVESPPSSMLFDTSGMEALSGWIAPPSQHPGQQPQLLPVETPVESERGRLTLANLIPSRQRLELMREMYHNEAEMSPTSPDYNVESLTGGDPFYDRFPWFRMVGRSFIYLSNLLYPVPLVHKVAIVNERGDVRGYLRIAVQPVLDEESIDFNNGVKQSARLVFNEDDAKPKYRALNEKDDVQRYIDNGGLDSKLEELEDVDSGRGIDSNSASECHENSEEPGEHLQVGKEFTFRVTVLQATGIGAEYADIFCQFNFLHRHEEAFSTEPVKNSASGAPLGFYHVQNITVPVTKSFIEYLKTQPIMFKIFGHYQTHPLHKDAKQDFVSRPPPRRMLPPSIPISQPVRSPKFGPLPCAPTSTVLAKHDVLVWFEICELAPNGEYVPSVVEHSDDLPCRGLFLLHQGIQRRIRITIVHEPTTEVKWKDINELVVGRIRNTPESSDEQDEDACVLSLGLFPGEALEVPGDDRSFYRFEAAWDSSLHNSALLNRVSQGGETIYITLSAYLELENCARPAIITKDLSMVIYGRDARTGPRSLKHLFSGQYRNPEANRLTGVYELALRRASEAGSPGVQRRQRRVLDTSSTYVRGEENLHGWRPRGDSLIFDHQWELEKLTRLEEVGRMRHLLLLRERLGMDTNPNPTTKTEKDVCNLAARAATSPVHMVIPQSPQTPVKDPQQIIPEREYNQREQDLMLKCLKLVQGRYTKSEANDTQTQSDVSPSDEGCADMTVSCISSNSMENNKFVIRRRLCSPDRADAPNGWEAPAPATQPALPLRLYVPELEEIRVSPVVARKGLLNVLEHGGSGWKKRWVIVRRPYVFIYRSEKDPVERAVLNLATAHVECSEDQAAMVKIPNTFSVVTKHRGYLLQTLGDKEVHDWLYAINPLLAGQIKSRLARRTLEPASQTASQIQATNAVNANSASK
- the LOC6531363 gene encoding kinesin-like protein unc-104 isoform X1 produces the protein MSSVKVAVRVRPFNSREIARESKCIIEMAGATTAITNPKVPPNTSDSVKRFNFDYSYWSHDHHDADFSTQSMVYKDIGEEMLQHSFDGYNVCIFAYGQTGAGKSYTMMGRQEEQQEGIIPMICKDLFTRIQDTETDDLKYSVEVSYMEIYCERVRDLLNPKNKGNLRVREHPLLGPYVEDLSKLAVTDYQDIHDLIDEGNKARTVAATNMNETSSRSHAVFTIFFTQRRHDLMTNLTTEKVSKISLVDLAGSERADSTGAKGTRLKEGANINKSLTTLGKVISALAEVSASKKKNTKKADFIPYRDSALTWLLRENLGGNSKTAMIAAISPADINYDETLSTLRYADRAKQIVCKAVVNEDANAKLIRELKEEIQKLRDLLKAEGIEVQEGPDGKVVCEKRDANKDELTKSTVIKSPTKSRNRNGSTTEMAVDQLQASEKLIAELNETWEEKLKRTEEIRVQREAVFAEMGVAVKEDGITVGVFSPKKTPHLVNLNEDPNLSECLLYYIKEGLTRLGTHEANVPQDIQLSGSHILKEHCTFENKNSTVTLLPHKDAIIYVNGRKLVEPEVLKTGSRVILGKNHVFRFTNPEQARELRDKIETENEAENEVEKTDTQQVDWNFAQCELLEKQGIDLKAEMKKRLDNLEEQYKREKLQADQQFEEQRKTYEARIDALQKQVEEQSMTMSMYSSYSPEDFHQEEDVYTNPMYESCWTAREAGLAAWAFRKWRYHQFTSLRDDLWGNAIFLKEANAISVELKKKVQFQFTLLTDTLYSPLPPELASSVAPLHQEDEFGAPPVSKTLVAVEVTDTKNGATHHWSLEKLRYRLELMRQIYNVESPPSSMLFDTSGMEALSGWIAPPSQHPGQQPQLLPVETPVESERGRLTLANLIPSRQRLELMREMYHNEAEMSPTSPDYNVESLTGGDPFYDRFPWFRMVGRSFIYLSNLLYPVPLVHKVAIVNERGDVRGYLRIAVQPVLDEESIDFNNGVKQSARLVFNEDDAKPKYRALNEKDDVQRYIDNGGLDSKLEELEDVDSGRGIDSNSASECHENSEEPGEHLQVGKEFTFRVTVLQATGIGAEYADIFCQFNFLHRHEEAFSTEPVKNSASGAPLGFYHVQNITVPVTKSFIEYLKTQPIMFKIFGHYQTHPLHKDAKQDFVSRPPPRRMLPPSIPISQPVRSPKFGPLPCAPTSTVLAKHDVLVWFEICELAPNGEYVPSVVEHSDDLPCRGLFLLHQGIQRRIRITIVHEPTTEVKWKDINELVVGRIRNTPESSDEQDEDACVLSLGLFPGEALEVPGDDRSFYRFEAAWDSSLHNSALLNRVSQGGETIYITLSAYLELENCARPAIITKDLSMVIYGRDARTGPRSLKHLFSGQYRNPEANRLTGVYELALRRASEAGSPGVQRRQRRVLDTSSTYVRGEENLHGWRPRGDSLIFDHQWELEKLTRLEEVGRMRHLLLLRERLGMDTNPNPTTKTEKDVCNLAARAATSPVHMVIPQSPQTPVKDPQQIIPEREYNQREQDLMLKCLKLVQGRYTKSEANDTQTQSDVSPSDEGCADMTVSCISSNSMENNKFVIRRRLCSPDRADAPNGWEAPAPATQPALPLRLYVPELEEIRVSPVVARKGLLNVLEHGGSGWKKRWVIVRRPYVFIYRSEKDPVERAVLNLATAHVECSEDQAAMVKIPNTFSVVTKHRGYLLQTLGDKEVHDWLYAINPLLAGQIKSRLARRTLEPASQTASQIQATNAVNANSASK